One Labrus mixtus chromosome 12, fLabMix1.1, whole genome shotgun sequence DNA segment encodes these proteins:
- the LOC132985483 gene encoding protein LBH-like — protein sequence MNTCQPKVGRASEQEVSLQVIPDAVERFPKLSRRVPSIVVEPTDGEEVESGELRWPPDDVSSDVREGHAHMTGVPVEGAEPQEPMVGGVSSSD from the exons ATGAACACCTGTCAGCCAAAAGTGGGCAGAGCTTCTGAACAAGAGGTTTCTCTCCAG GTGATTCCAGATGCTGTGGAGCGTTTTCCAAAACTTTCCAGGCGCGTCCCATCCATCGTCGTGGAGCCGACCGACGGAGAAGAGGTGGAGAGTGGAGAGCTCCGCTGGCCTCCTGATGATGTCAGTAGTGATGTCAGAGAGGGCCACGCCCACATGACAG GTGTACCTGTAGAGGGGGCGGAGCCACAGGAGCCAATGGTGGGCGGAGTTTCAAGCTCTGACTGA
- the tnfaip2a gene encoding tumor necrosis factor alpha-induced protein 2a isoform X2, whose protein sequence is MWFHLVPSRGGQSSRAGGMEENPDREKRRLPRLKNPGKIWKNLRQQNHKPTTEDEVEGEEAQRVEEAVEQEEERLEEVSRKLIIREEQLFSQESFSEGEENQLLGDQEALRLQIITAIHNTFTSSPSSPSSPSPPSSRAMEVLRSAVVCIQQQEEQDRRWTGFPADKVPVWRPQKYLSTHNKLLQNMVESRLMKAAEEDSDGTDGLSTPLKREVCRVGRRVKEDLLTVGRLVVDCYPPQMDILNLYAGLYHQSFSARLNHLAASELETGDCSYLLLWINICYPNEILKHEDLEGRIKTACLGSLLQLDHLERLEDQYLTHKEDQLKLWLNTALRKEEESWLSGKTPELIDQYCFSPLAIDIIQVIDVSLSEFSRVIEDQIKAQRLTAHLESFLTRKCVEEFVKGKHTNMRSVIKAQLVCELQFRDYITGLTGSVSDQQRQSCLDTLSALKDCGYRCLTRPNLTQLKESLSQLWTAPWMDGSLPVMDSLLDSVNQQLSDLSDLKPACREALLSALHQDLVRQYVKRTLKTRTRTRAQQVGGAQRMTEDAQKINDFFSEGGCRESMWLGEILCSLAEILQLHDPGSVQLEMVSMARTYPDFSNAHVSALLSLKTGLSAADVRSIRRSVEENRLINAPTNQRPPFFSKVKVKWINNKINQMGLKN, encoded by the exons ATGTGGTTTCATCTTGTGCCCAGCAGGGGGGGGCAGAGCTCAAGAG CAGGAGGCATGGAGGAGAACCcggacagagagaagaggagactCCCAAGACTGAAGAACCCCGGAAAGATCTGGAAGAACCTCAGACAGCAGAACCACAAACCCACTACAG AGGATGAGGTGGAGGGTGAGGAGGCTCAGCGGGTGGAAGAGGCggtggagcaggaagaggaacgTTTGGAGGAGGTCAGCAGGAAGCTGATCATCAGGGAGGAGCAGCTGTTCAGTCAGGAGTCCTTCAGTGAGGGAGAAGAGAACCAGCTGCTGGGAGACCAGGAGGCTCTCAGACTGCAGATAATAACGGCCATCCACAACAccttcacctcctccccctcctccccctcctccccctcccccccctcctccagggCGATGGAGGTCCTGAGGAGTGCTGTGGTGTGCatccagcagcaggaggagcaggaccgGCGCTGGACCGGGTTTCCTGCGGACAAAGTCCCGGTGTGGCGTCCCCAGAAGTATCTGAGTACTCACAATAAACTCCTGCAGAACAtggtggagtccagactgatgAAGGCCGCTGAGGAGGACTCTGATGGAACTGATGGTCTGTCGACTCCTCTGAAGAGGGAG GTGTGTCGTGTGGGGCGACGTGTGAAGGAGGACCTTCTGACTGTGGGGAGGTTGGTAGTGGACTGTTACCCTCCTCAAATGGACATCCTGAACCTCTACGCAGGACTTTACCATCAGAGTTTCTCTGCTCGACTGAACCACCTCGCCGCTTCAGAGCTGGAAACAGGTGACTGCAGCTACCTGCTGCTCTGGATCAACATCTGCTACCCTAA tgaaatattaaaacatgaagaTCTGGAGGGGAGGATAAAGACGGCCTGTCTGGGTTCTCTGCTTCAACTGGACCACCTTGAACGTCTGGAGGACCAGTACCTGACCCACAAAGAG GACCAACTGAAGTTGTGGCTGAACACAGCGCtgaggaaagaagaggagagctgGCTGAGTGGAAAAACACCTGAACTCATCGACCAATACTGCTTCAGTCCACTGGCTATAGATATCATACAG GTGATAGACGTATCCCTGTCTGAGTTTAGCCGTGTGATTGAAGATCAGATTAAAGCTCAGAGGCTCACAGCTCACCTGGAGAGTTTCCTTACTAG GAAGTGTGTGGAGGAGTTTGTGAAGGGGAAGCACACAAACATGCGCTCAGTGATCAAAGCTCAGCTGGTCTGTGAGCTTCAGTTCAG GGATTACATCACAGGtctaacaggaagtgtgtcGGATCAGCAGAGACAAAGCTGTCTGGACACTCTGTCTGCCCTGAAGGATTGTGGGTACAGGTGTCTCACCCGTCCCAATCTCACGCAGCTGAAG GAGAGTTTGAGTCAGCTGTGGACGGCGCCCTGGATGGacgggtcacttcctgtcatggACTCTTTGCTGGACTCTGTGAACCAACAACTGAGTGACCTCAGTGACCTCAAACCAGCCTGCAGAGAG gcCCTCTTATCTGCCCTCCATCAGGATCTGGTCCGTCAGTATGTGAAGAGGACCCTgaagaccaggaccaggaccagagCGCAGCAGGTGGGCGGAGCTCAGCGTATGACTGAAGACGCTCAAAAGATCAATGACTTCTTCAGCGAGGGG ggCTGCAGGGAGTCTATGTGGCTCGGGGAGATCCTCTGCAGCCTGGCTGAGATCCTCCAACTCCATGATCCAGGAAGTGTTCAGCTGGAGATGGTCAGCATGGCCAGAACCTACCCCGACTTCAG tAATGCTCACGTGTCGGCGTTGCTCTCTCTGAAGACCGGCCTATCAGCTGCCGACGTTCGCTCCATCAGGCGGAGCGTGGAGGAGAACCGCCTCATCAATGccccgaccaatcagaggcctCCATTCTTCTCCAAAGTCAAAGTTAAATGGATTAATAATAAGATCAATCAGATGGGACTGAAGAACTGA
- the tnfaip2a gene encoding tumor necrosis factor alpha-induced protein 2a isoform X5, with protein sequence MWFHLVPSRGGQSSRAGGMEENPDREKRRLPRLKNPGKIWKNLRQQNHKPTTEDEVEGEEAQRVEEAVEQEEERLEEVSRKLIIREEQLFSQESFSEGEENQLLGDQEALRLQIITAIHNTFTSSPSSPSSPSPPSSRAMEVLRSAVVCIQQQEEQDRRWTGFPADKVPVWRPQKYLSTHNKLLQNMVESRLMKAAEEDSDGTDGLSTPLKREVCRVGRRVKEDLLTVGRLVVDCYPPQMDILNLYAGLYHQSFSARLNHLAASELETGDCSYLLLWINICYPNEILKHEDLEGRIKTACLGSLLQLDHLERLEDQYLTHKEDQLKLWLNTALRKEEESWLSGKTPELIDQYCFSPLAIDIIQVIDVSLSEFSRVIEDQIKAQRLTAHLESFLTSYRKCVEEFVKGKHTNMRSVIKAQLVCELQFRDYITGLTGSVSDQQRQSCLDTLSALKDCGYRCLTRPNLTQLKESLSQLWTAPWMDGSLPVMDSLLDSVNQQLSDLSDLKPACREALLSALHQDLVRQYVKRTLKTRTRTRAQQVGGAQRMTEDAQKINDFFSEGGCRESMWLGEILCSLAEILQLHDPGSVQLEMVSMARTYPDFRSGPERVCGVMLTCRRCSL encoded by the exons ATGTGGTTTCATCTTGTGCCCAGCAGGGGGGGGCAGAGCTCAAGAG CAGGAGGCATGGAGGAGAACCcggacagagagaagaggagactCCCAAGACTGAAGAACCCCGGAAAGATCTGGAAGAACCTCAGACAGCAGAACCACAAACCCACTACAG AGGATGAGGTGGAGGGTGAGGAGGCTCAGCGGGTGGAAGAGGCggtggagcaggaagaggaacgTTTGGAGGAGGTCAGCAGGAAGCTGATCATCAGGGAGGAGCAGCTGTTCAGTCAGGAGTCCTTCAGTGAGGGAGAAGAGAACCAGCTGCTGGGAGACCAGGAGGCTCTCAGACTGCAGATAATAACGGCCATCCACAACAccttcacctcctccccctcctccccctcctccccctcccccccctcctccagggCGATGGAGGTCCTGAGGAGTGCTGTGGTGTGCatccagcagcaggaggagcaggaccgGCGCTGGACCGGGTTTCCTGCGGACAAAGTCCCGGTGTGGCGTCCCCAGAAGTATCTGAGTACTCACAATAAACTCCTGCAGAACAtggtggagtccagactgatgAAGGCCGCTGAGGAGGACTCTGATGGAACTGATGGTCTGTCGACTCCTCTGAAGAGGGAG GTGTGTCGTGTGGGGCGACGTGTGAAGGAGGACCTTCTGACTGTGGGGAGGTTGGTAGTGGACTGTTACCCTCCTCAAATGGACATCCTGAACCTCTACGCAGGACTTTACCATCAGAGTTTCTCTGCTCGACTGAACCACCTCGCCGCTTCAGAGCTGGAAACAGGTGACTGCAGCTACCTGCTGCTCTGGATCAACATCTGCTACCCTAA tgaaatattaaaacatgaagaTCTGGAGGGGAGGATAAAGACGGCCTGTCTGGGTTCTCTGCTTCAACTGGACCACCTTGAACGTCTGGAGGACCAGTACCTGACCCACAAAGAG GACCAACTGAAGTTGTGGCTGAACACAGCGCtgaggaaagaagaggagagctgGCTGAGTGGAAAAACACCTGAACTCATCGACCAATACTGCTTCAGTCCACTGGCTATAGATATCATACAG GTGATAGACGTATCCCTGTCTGAGTTTAGCCGTGTGATTGAAGATCAGATTAAAGCTCAGAGGCTCACAGCTCACCTGGAGAGTTTCCTTACTAG CTATAGGAAGTGTGTGGAGGAGTTTGTGAAGGGGAAGCACACAAACATGCGCTCAGTGATCAAAGCTCAGCTGGTCTGTGAGCTTCAGTTCAG GGATTACATCACAGGtctaacaggaagtgtgtcGGATCAGCAGAGACAAAGCTGTCTGGACACTCTGTCTGCCCTGAAGGATTGTGGGTACAGGTGTCTCACCCGTCCCAATCTCACGCAGCTGAAG GAGAGTTTGAGTCAGCTGTGGACGGCGCCCTGGATGGacgggtcacttcctgtcatggACTCTTTGCTGGACTCTGTGAACCAACAACTGAGTGACCTCAGTGACCTCAAACCAGCCTGCAGAGAG gcCCTCTTATCTGCCCTCCATCAGGATCTGGTCCGTCAGTATGTGAAGAGGACCCTgaagaccaggaccaggaccagagCGCAGCAGGTGGGCGGAGCTCAGCGTATGACTGAAGACGCTCAAAAGATCAATGACTTCTTCAGCGAGGGG ggCTGCAGGGAGTCTATGTGGCTCGGGGAGATCCTCTGCAGCCTGGCTGAGATCCTCCAACTCCATGATCCAGGAAGTGTTCAGCTGGAGATGGTCAGCATGGCCAGAACCTACCCCGACTTCAGGTCTGGACCAGAGAGAGTCTGTGGTG tAATGCTCACGTGTCGGCGTTGCTCTCTCTGA
- the tnfaip2a gene encoding tumor necrosis factor alpha-induced protein 2a isoform X1 codes for MWFHLVPSRGGQSSRAGGMEENPDREKRRLPRLKNPGKIWKNLRQQNHKPTTEDEVEGEEAQRVEEAVEQEEERLEEVSRKLIIREEQLFSQESFSEGEENQLLGDQEALRLQIITAIHNTFTSSPSSPSSPSPPSSRAMEVLRSAVVCIQQQEEQDRRWTGFPADKVPVWRPQKYLSTHNKLLQNMVESRLMKAAEEDSDGTDGLSTPLKREVCRVGRRVKEDLLTVGRLVVDCYPPQMDILNLYAGLYHQSFSARLNHLAASELETGDCSYLLLWINICYPNEILKHEDLEGRIKTACLGSLLQLDHLERLEDQYLTHKEDQLKLWLNTALRKEEESWLSGKTPELIDQYCFSPLAIDIIQVIDVSLSEFSRVIEDQIKAQRLTAHLESFLTSYRKCVEEFVKGKHTNMRSVIKAQLVCELQFRDYITGLTGSVSDQQRQSCLDTLSALKDCGYRCLTRPNLTQLKESLSQLWTAPWMDGSLPVMDSLLDSVNQQLSDLSDLKPACREALLSALHQDLVRQYVKRTLKTRTRTRAQQVGGAQRMTEDAQKINDFFSEGGCRESMWLGEILCSLAEILQLHDPGSVQLEMVSMARTYPDFSNAHVSALLSLKTGLSAADVRSIRRSVEENRLINAPTNQRPPFFSKVKVKWINNKINQMGLKN; via the exons ATGTGGTTTCATCTTGTGCCCAGCAGGGGGGGGCAGAGCTCAAGAG CAGGAGGCATGGAGGAGAACCcggacagagagaagaggagactCCCAAGACTGAAGAACCCCGGAAAGATCTGGAAGAACCTCAGACAGCAGAACCACAAACCCACTACAG AGGATGAGGTGGAGGGTGAGGAGGCTCAGCGGGTGGAAGAGGCggtggagcaggaagaggaacgTTTGGAGGAGGTCAGCAGGAAGCTGATCATCAGGGAGGAGCAGCTGTTCAGTCAGGAGTCCTTCAGTGAGGGAGAAGAGAACCAGCTGCTGGGAGACCAGGAGGCTCTCAGACTGCAGATAATAACGGCCATCCACAACAccttcacctcctccccctcctccccctcctccccctcccccccctcctccagggCGATGGAGGTCCTGAGGAGTGCTGTGGTGTGCatccagcagcaggaggagcaggaccgGCGCTGGACCGGGTTTCCTGCGGACAAAGTCCCGGTGTGGCGTCCCCAGAAGTATCTGAGTACTCACAATAAACTCCTGCAGAACAtggtggagtccagactgatgAAGGCCGCTGAGGAGGACTCTGATGGAACTGATGGTCTGTCGACTCCTCTGAAGAGGGAG GTGTGTCGTGTGGGGCGACGTGTGAAGGAGGACCTTCTGACTGTGGGGAGGTTGGTAGTGGACTGTTACCCTCCTCAAATGGACATCCTGAACCTCTACGCAGGACTTTACCATCAGAGTTTCTCTGCTCGACTGAACCACCTCGCCGCTTCAGAGCTGGAAACAGGTGACTGCAGCTACCTGCTGCTCTGGATCAACATCTGCTACCCTAA tgaaatattaaaacatgaagaTCTGGAGGGGAGGATAAAGACGGCCTGTCTGGGTTCTCTGCTTCAACTGGACCACCTTGAACGTCTGGAGGACCAGTACCTGACCCACAAAGAG GACCAACTGAAGTTGTGGCTGAACACAGCGCtgaggaaagaagaggagagctgGCTGAGTGGAAAAACACCTGAACTCATCGACCAATACTGCTTCAGTCCACTGGCTATAGATATCATACAG GTGATAGACGTATCCCTGTCTGAGTTTAGCCGTGTGATTGAAGATCAGATTAAAGCTCAGAGGCTCACAGCTCACCTGGAGAGTTTCCTTACTAG CTATAGGAAGTGTGTGGAGGAGTTTGTGAAGGGGAAGCACACAAACATGCGCTCAGTGATCAAAGCTCAGCTGGTCTGTGAGCTTCAGTTCAG GGATTACATCACAGGtctaacaggaagtgtgtcGGATCAGCAGAGACAAAGCTGTCTGGACACTCTGTCTGCCCTGAAGGATTGTGGGTACAGGTGTCTCACCCGTCCCAATCTCACGCAGCTGAAG GAGAGTTTGAGTCAGCTGTGGACGGCGCCCTGGATGGacgggtcacttcctgtcatggACTCTTTGCTGGACTCTGTGAACCAACAACTGAGTGACCTCAGTGACCTCAAACCAGCCTGCAGAGAG gcCCTCTTATCTGCCCTCCATCAGGATCTGGTCCGTCAGTATGTGAAGAGGACCCTgaagaccaggaccaggaccagagCGCAGCAGGTGGGCGGAGCTCAGCGTATGACTGAAGACGCTCAAAAGATCAATGACTTCTTCAGCGAGGGG ggCTGCAGGGAGTCTATGTGGCTCGGGGAGATCCTCTGCAGCCTGGCTGAGATCCTCCAACTCCATGATCCAGGAAGTGTTCAGCTGGAGATGGTCAGCATGGCCAGAACCTACCCCGACTTCAG tAATGCTCACGTGTCGGCGTTGCTCTCTCTGAAGACCGGCCTATCAGCTGCCGACGTTCGCTCCATCAGGCGGAGCGTGGAGGAGAACCGCCTCATCAATGccccgaccaatcagaggcctCCATTCTTCTCCAAAGTCAAAGTTAAATGGATTAATAATAAGATCAATCAGATGGGACTGAAGAACTGA
- the tnfaip2a gene encoding tumor necrosis factor alpha-induced protein 2a isoform X3, producing the protein MRAGGMEENPDREKRRLPRLKNPGKIWKNLRQQNHKPTTEDEVEGEEAQRVEEAVEQEEERLEEVSRKLIIREEQLFSQESFSEGEENQLLGDQEALRLQIITAIHNTFTSSPSSPSSPSPPSSRAMEVLRSAVVCIQQQEEQDRRWTGFPADKVPVWRPQKYLSTHNKLLQNMVESRLMKAAEEDSDGTDGLSTPLKREVCRVGRRVKEDLLTVGRLVVDCYPPQMDILNLYAGLYHQSFSARLNHLAASELETGDCSYLLLWINICYPNEILKHEDLEGRIKTACLGSLLQLDHLERLEDQYLTHKEDQLKLWLNTALRKEEESWLSGKTPELIDQYCFSPLAIDIIQVIDVSLSEFSRVIEDQIKAQRLTAHLESFLTSYRKCVEEFVKGKHTNMRSVIKAQLVCELQFRDYITGLTGSVSDQQRQSCLDTLSALKDCGYRCLTRPNLTQLKESLSQLWTAPWMDGSLPVMDSLLDSVNQQLSDLSDLKPACREALLSALHQDLVRQYVKRTLKTRTRTRAQQVGGAQRMTEDAQKINDFFSEGGCRESMWLGEILCSLAEILQLHDPGSVQLEMVSMARTYPDFSNAHVSALLSLKTGLSAADVRSIRRSVEENRLINAPTNQRPPFFSKVKVKWINNKINQMGLKN; encoded by the exons ATGAGAG CAGGAGGCATGGAGGAGAACCcggacagagagaagaggagactCCCAAGACTGAAGAACCCCGGAAAGATCTGGAAGAACCTCAGACAGCAGAACCACAAACCCACTACAG AGGATGAGGTGGAGGGTGAGGAGGCTCAGCGGGTGGAAGAGGCggtggagcaggaagaggaacgTTTGGAGGAGGTCAGCAGGAAGCTGATCATCAGGGAGGAGCAGCTGTTCAGTCAGGAGTCCTTCAGTGAGGGAGAAGAGAACCAGCTGCTGGGAGACCAGGAGGCTCTCAGACTGCAGATAATAACGGCCATCCACAACAccttcacctcctccccctcctccccctcctccccctcccccccctcctccagggCGATGGAGGTCCTGAGGAGTGCTGTGGTGTGCatccagcagcaggaggagcaggaccgGCGCTGGACCGGGTTTCCTGCGGACAAAGTCCCGGTGTGGCGTCCCCAGAAGTATCTGAGTACTCACAATAAACTCCTGCAGAACAtggtggagtccagactgatgAAGGCCGCTGAGGAGGACTCTGATGGAACTGATGGTCTGTCGACTCCTCTGAAGAGGGAG GTGTGTCGTGTGGGGCGACGTGTGAAGGAGGACCTTCTGACTGTGGGGAGGTTGGTAGTGGACTGTTACCCTCCTCAAATGGACATCCTGAACCTCTACGCAGGACTTTACCATCAGAGTTTCTCTGCTCGACTGAACCACCTCGCCGCTTCAGAGCTGGAAACAGGTGACTGCAGCTACCTGCTGCTCTGGATCAACATCTGCTACCCTAA tgaaatattaaaacatgaagaTCTGGAGGGGAGGATAAAGACGGCCTGTCTGGGTTCTCTGCTTCAACTGGACCACCTTGAACGTCTGGAGGACCAGTACCTGACCCACAAAGAG GACCAACTGAAGTTGTGGCTGAACACAGCGCtgaggaaagaagaggagagctgGCTGAGTGGAAAAACACCTGAACTCATCGACCAATACTGCTTCAGTCCACTGGCTATAGATATCATACAG GTGATAGACGTATCCCTGTCTGAGTTTAGCCGTGTGATTGAAGATCAGATTAAAGCTCAGAGGCTCACAGCTCACCTGGAGAGTTTCCTTACTAG CTATAGGAAGTGTGTGGAGGAGTTTGTGAAGGGGAAGCACACAAACATGCGCTCAGTGATCAAAGCTCAGCTGGTCTGTGAGCTTCAGTTCAG GGATTACATCACAGGtctaacaggaagtgtgtcGGATCAGCAGAGACAAAGCTGTCTGGACACTCTGTCTGCCCTGAAGGATTGTGGGTACAGGTGTCTCACCCGTCCCAATCTCACGCAGCTGAAG GAGAGTTTGAGTCAGCTGTGGACGGCGCCCTGGATGGacgggtcacttcctgtcatggACTCTTTGCTGGACTCTGTGAACCAACAACTGAGTGACCTCAGTGACCTCAAACCAGCCTGCAGAGAG gcCCTCTTATCTGCCCTCCATCAGGATCTGGTCCGTCAGTATGTGAAGAGGACCCTgaagaccaggaccaggaccagagCGCAGCAGGTGGGCGGAGCTCAGCGTATGACTGAAGACGCTCAAAAGATCAATGACTTCTTCAGCGAGGGG ggCTGCAGGGAGTCTATGTGGCTCGGGGAGATCCTCTGCAGCCTGGCTGAGATCCTCCAACTCCATGATCCAGGAAGTGTTCAGCTGGAGATGGTCAGCATGGCCAGAACCTACCCCGACTTCAG tAATGCTCACGTGTCGGCGTTGCTCTCTCTGAAGACCGGCCTATCAGCTGCCGACGTTCGCTCCATCAGGCGGAGCGTGGAGGAGAACCGCCTCATCAATGccccgaccaatcagaggcctCCATTCTTCTCCAAAGTCAAAGTTAAATGGATTAATAATAAGATCAATCAGATGGGACTGAAGAACTGA
- the tnfaip2a gene encoding tumor necrosis factor alpha-induced protein 2a isoform X4: protein MRGGMEENPDREKRRLPRLKNPGKIWKNLRQQNHKPTTEDEVEGEEAQRVEEAVEQEEERLEEVSRKLIIREEQLFSQESFSEGEENQLLGDQEALRLQIITAIHNTFTSSPSSPSSPSPPSSRAMEVLRSAVVCIQQQEEQDRRWTGFPADKVPVWRPQKYLSTHNKLLQNMVESRLMKAAEEDSDGTDGLSTPLKREVCRVGRRVKEDLLTVGRLVVDCYPPQMDILNLYAGLYHQSFSARLNHLAASELETGDCSYLLLWINICYPNEILKHEDLEGRIKTACLGSLLQLDHLERLEDQYLTHKEDQLKLWLNTALRKEEESWLSGKTPELIDQYCFSPLAIDIIQVIDVSLSEFSRVIEDQIKAQRLTAHLESFLTSYRKCVEEFVKGKHTNMRSVIKAQLVCELQFRDYITGLTGSVSDQQRQSCLDTLSALKDCGYRCLTRPNLTQLKESLSQLWTAPWMDGSLPVMDSLLDSVNQQLSDLSDLKPACREALLSALHQDLVRQYVKRTLKTRTRTRAQQVGGAQRMTEDAQKINDFFSEGGCRESMWLGEILCSLAEILQLHDPGSVQLEMVSMARTYPDFSNAHVSALLSLKTGLSAADVRSIRRSVEENRLINAPTNQRPPFFSKVKVKWINNKINQMGLKN from the exons ATGAGAG GAGGCATGGAGGAGAACCcggacagagagaagaggagactCCCAAGACTGAAGAACCCCGGAAAGATCTGGAAGAACCTCAGACAGCAGAACCACAAACCCACTACAG AGGATGAGGTGGAGGGTGAGGAGGCTCAGCGGGTGGAAGAGGCggtggagcaggaagaggaacgTTTGGAGGAGGTCAGCAGGAAGCTGATCATCAGGGAGGAGCAGCTGTTCAGTCAGGAGTCCTTCAGTGAGGGAGAAGAGAACCAGCTGCTGGGAGACCAGGAGGCTCTCAGACTGCAGATAATAACGGCCATCCACAACAccttcacctcctccccctcctccccctcctccccctcccccccctcctccagggCGATGGAGGTCCTGAGGAGTGCTGTGGTGTGCatccagcagcaggaggagcaggaccgGCGCTGGACCGGGTTTCCTGCGGACAAAGTCCCGGTGTGGCGTCCCCAGAAGTATCTGAGTACTCACAATAAACTCCTGCAGAACAtggtggagtccagactgatgAAGGCCGCTGAGGAGGACTCTGATGGAACTGATGGTCTGTCGACTCCTCTGAAGAGGGAG GTGTGTCGTGTGGGGCGACGTGTGAAGGAGGACCTTCTGACTGTGGGGAGGTTGGTAGTGGACTGTTACCCTCCTCAAATGGACATCCTGAACCTCTACGCAGGACTTTACCATCAGAGTTTCTCTGCTCGACTGAACCACCTCGCCGCTTCAGAGCTGGAAACAGGTGACTGCAGCTACCTGCTGCTCTGGATCAACATCTGCTACCCTAA tgaaatattaaaacatgaagaTCTGGAGGGGAGGATAAAGACGGCCTGTCTGGGTTCTCTGCTTCAACTGGACCACCTTGAACGTCTGGAGGACCAGTACCTGACCCACAAAGAG GACCAACTGAAGTTGTGGCTGAACACAGCGCtgaggaaagaagaggagagctgGCTGAGTGGAAAAACACCTGAACTCATCGACCAATACTGCTTCAGTCCACTGGCTATAGATATCATACAG GTGATAGACGTATCCCTGTCTGAGTTTAGCCGTGTGATTGAAGATCAGATTAAAGCTCAGAGGCTCACAGCTCACCTGGAGAGTTTCCTTACTAG CTATAGGAAGTGTGTGGAGGAGTTTGTGAAGGGGAAGCACACAAACATGCGCTCAGTGATCAAAGCTCAGCTGGTCTGTGAGCTTCAGTTCAG GGATTACATCACAGGtctaacaggaagtgtgtcGGATCAGCAGAGACAAAGCTGTCTGGACACTCTGTCTGCCCTGAAGGATTGTGGGTACAGGTGTCTCACCCGTCCCAATCTCACGCAGCTGAAG GAGAGTTTGAGTCAGCTGTGGACGGCGCCCTGGATGGacgggtcacttcctgtcatggACTCTTTGCTGGACTCTGTGAACCAACAACTGAGTGACCTCAGTGACCTCAAACCAGCCTGCAGAGAG gcCCTCTTATCTGCCCTCCATCAGGATCTGGTCCGTCAGTATGTGAAGAGGACCCTgaagaccaggaccaggaccagagCGCAGCAGGTGGGCGGAGCTCAGCGTATGACTGAAGACGCTCAAAAGATCAATGACTTCTTCAGCGAGGGG ggCTGCAGGGAGTCTATGTGGCTCGGGGAGATCCTCTGCAGCCTGGCTGAGATCCTCCAACTCCATGATCCAGGAAGTGTTCAGCTGGAGATGGTCAGCATGGCCAGAACCTACCCCGACTTCAG tAATGCTCACGTGTCGGCGTTGCTCTCTCTGAAGACCGGCCTATCAGCTGCCGACGTTCGCTCCATCAGGCGGAGCGTGGAGGAGAACCGCCTCATCAATGccccgaccaatcagaggcctCCATTCTTCTCCAAAGTCAAAGTTAAATGGATTAATAATAAGATCAATCAGATGGGACTGAAGAACTGA